Proteins co-encoded in one Paracrocinitomix mangrovi genomic window:
- a CDS encoding DNA polymerase III subunit alpha — protein sequence MYLNTHSYYSLRYGTISPKQLLELGKVNGIQSMVISDINNTSACLEFARLAPKYDIKPIFGIDFRNGVEQLYIAIAKNNKGFQEINEYLTPFLLNKTIVENGIKEIPERAPDFENVFVVYPLKRDSSGNSLADLLPHEYIGVSPKDLDYIRIKKLDTSKMVVLQTVTFRNKRDFNAHRLLRAIDKNTLLSKLSLNEQALESHQMIPIDELINLYEAFPNIITNTHEILNQSSIHFDLSDTAPPQNQKHYTESEEADEALLMKLCKEGMQYRYPEATDEVKARVKKELDTIKKMGFVSYFLINWDIVKYARSKGYFYVGRGSGANSVVAYILRITDVDPIELDLYFERFINLYRINPPDFDIDFSWTDRDDVTAYIFDRFKHVALVATYNTFQARAVRRELGKVFGLPKEEIDKLSKDYIQKWEMNHLTHLVVKYSEYIHGFPSHLSIHASGIVISEKPISWFTPTFLPPKGYPTIQFDMHIAEDIGLYKFDILSQRGLGKIKDAIEIIKEKRPKEPFIDIHDMKRFKTDERIKTMLKNAQAIGCFYVESPAMRMLLRKLRVDNYLGLVAASSVIRPGVAQSGMMQEYILRYRNPERRKDAHPVMLQLMPETYGVMVYQEDVIKVAHFFAGLSLGEADKMRRGMSGKYRSREEFDQVRDKFFNNCINVRGHSKELTAEVWRQTASFAGYAFAKGHSASYAVESYQSLFLKAYYPLEYMVATINNYGGFYSTELYVHEARLHGGVIHPPCVNRSEYKTTLYGKDIFVGFHLLHGFEQKTAALILLARDKEGYFKSFNDFIDRVPISLEQISILIRIDAFRFTKKNKRSLLWEAHFKLGNVSKKRTDDLANFLVKDLFRIQRPEYEIPQLENSWQEDTFDQIELLGFPLHNVFEILRQDDTVYYLAEELPNHVGETVWIKGYLIHRKRTSTKNGDTMYFGTFLDEKGQWLDSVHFPQIAAKYHFRGSGVYKVKGKVIEDYDCISIEAEYMEKMEIIEDPRYSDERMGFTALSKKSKH from the coding sequence ATGTACTTAAACACGCATTCATACTACAGCTTGCGCTATGGAACCATCAGCCCCAAACAATTATTAGAATTGGGCAAAGTAAACGGTATCCAATCCATGGTGATATCAGATATCAACAATACTTCTGCCTGTCTTGAATTTGCTCGCTTGGCACCAAAATATGACATCAAGCCCATCTTTGGAATTGATTTTAGAAATGGTGTAGAACAACTATATATTGCCATAGCTAAAAACAATAAAGGCTTTCAAGAAATTAATGAATACCTCACTCCTTTTCTACTCAATAAAACCATAGTTGAAAATGGAATCAAAGAAATACCTGAACGTGCTCCTGATTTTGAAAATGTATTTGTTGTTTATCCCTTAAAAAGGGATAGCTCTGGTAACAGTTTAGCAGATTTACTACCCCATGAATACATAGGTGTTTCTCCTAAAGATTTGGATTATATCCGCATCAAAAAACTAGACACTTCAAAAATGGTGGTTTTACAAACTGTCACTTTTCGCAACAAAAGAGATTTTAATGCTCACCGACTCTTACGTGCCATTGATAAAAACACCTTATTAAGTAAGTTATCCTTAAACGAGCAAGCCTTAGAATCTCACCAAATGATTCCTATTGATGAGTTGATAAATCTCTATGAAGCATTTCCCAACATCATTACTAACACCCATGAAATACTCAATCAATCATCCATTCATTTTGATTTAAGCGATACCGCTCCACCTCAAAATCAAAAACACTATACTGAAAGCGAAGAAGCGGATGAAGCTTTATTGATGAAACTATGCAAAGAGGGAATGCAATATCGATATCCGGAGGCAACTGATGAAGTAAAAGCCAGAGTTAAAAAGGAATTGGACACGATAAAAAAAATGGGCTTTGTTTCTTATTTCCTCATCAATTGGGATATTGTTAAATACGCCAGATCAAAGGGCTACTTTTATGTCGGTAGGGGAAGTGGTGCCAACTCAGTTGTCGCTTATATTTTGCGCATTACAGATGTAGATCCTATTGAGTTGGACTTGTACTTTGAGCGCTTCATTAATCTTTATCGCATTAACCCTCCTGATTTTGACATTGACTTTTCATGGACAGACCGAGATGACGTTACCGCATATATATTTGATCGTTTTAAGCATGTTGCCTTAGTAGCCACTTACAATACTTTCCAAGCCAGAGCAGTTAGGAGAGAATTAGGTAAAGTTTTTGGATTACCCAAAGAGGAAATTGACAAACTAAGCAAAGACTATATCCAAAAATGGGAGATGAATCACCTCACTCATTTAGTCGTTAAATACAGTGAATACATTCATGGTTTTCCCAGTCACCTCAGCATTCACGCAAGTGGAATTGTAATTTCAGAGAAGCCCATTTCATGGTTTACACCAACCTTTTTACCTCCTAAAGGATATCCAACCATACAATTTGACATGCACATTGCAGAGGATATAGGACTCTACAAGTTTGATATTCTCAGCCAAAGAGGACTTGGAAAAATCAAAGATGCCATAGAAATCATTAAGGAAAAAAGACCAAAAGAACCTTTTATAGACATCCATGACATGAAGCGATTCAAAACGGATGAACGCATTAAAACAATGCTAAAAAATGCACAGGCCATTGGATGTTTTTATGTTGAATCTCCTGCCATGCGGATGTTGCTACGAAAATTGAGGGTAGATAATTATTTGGGGTTGGTAGCAGCAAGCTCTGTCATTCGTCCTGGAGTAGCTCAATCTGGAATGATGCAGGAGTATATTTTGCGCTACCGCAATCCTGAAAGAAGAAAAGATGCCCATCCTGTAATGCTACAACTCATGCCTGAAACTTATGGTGTAATGGTATACCAGGAAGATGTAATTAAAGTAGCTCACTTTTTTGCCGGATTAAGTTTAGGAGAAGCGGATAAAATGCGAAGAGGAATGTCCGGTAAATACAGATCTAGAGAAGAATTTGATCAGGTACGAGACAAGTTTTTTAACAACTGTATTAATGTCAGAGGACATTCAAAAGAATTGACAGCCGAAGTATGGAGACAAACAGCCAGTTTTGCCGGTTATGCTTTTGCCAAAGGACACTCCGCATCTTATGCAGTAGAAAGTTATCAAAGTTTGTTTTTAAAAGCCTATTATCCTTTGGAATATATGGTAGCAACCATCAATAATTATGGTGGTTTTTATAGCACAGAACTCTACGTTCATGAAGCGCGATTACATGGCGGAGTTATTCATCCTCCTTGTGTCAACAGAAGCGAATACAAAACTACTTTATATGGCAAAGACATCTTTGTTGGCTTTCACCTTTTACACGGATTTGAGCAAAAAACAGCTGCTTTAATTTTATTAGCAAGAGACAAGGAAGGCTACTTCAAAAGCTTTAATGATTTTATAGATAGGGTGCCAATATCACTGGAACAAATCAGCATATTAATCCGCATTGATGCTTTTAGATTTACCAAAAAAAATAAACGATCATTGCTTTGGGAAGCTCACTTTAAATTAGGCAATGTCAGCAAAAAAAGAACAGATGATTTGGCCAACTTTTTGGTCAAAGATCTTTTTAGAATTCAACGACCGGAGTATGAAATACCCCAATTAGAAAACTCATGGCAGGAAGACACTTTTGATCAAATTGAGTTACTGGGTTTTCCTTTACACAACGTTTTTGAGATTCTACGTCAGGATGATACTGTTTACTATCTGGCCGAAGAGTTGCCCAATCATGTAGGTGAAACTGTTTGGATAAAAGGATACCTGATTCACCGTAAACGCACCTCAACCAAAAATGGGGACACCATGTATTTCGGAACTTTTTTAGATGAAAAAGGGCAATGGTTAGATTCAGTTCATTTTCCACAAATAGCCGCTAAATATCACTTTAGAGGAAGTGGAGTTTACAAAGTAAAAGGCAAAGTAATTGAAGATTATGATTGCATCTCCATTGAAGCTGAGTATATGGAAAAAATGGAGATCATAGAAGATCCTAGATACTCTGACGAAAGAATGGGCTTTACCGCTTTAAGCAAAAAAAGTAAACACTAA
- a CDS encoding PorP/SprF family type IX secretion system membrane protein encodes MKRILALLTVLIAVGVQGQNQFHIGQYAIHQPFINPASIGTFENINMALIYKNQWVGFDGAPHLGGVNYNMPLGKKQKHFIGVNAIMDRVGINTSTDISASYAYKIKTGQNSRLIFGVSSSLNLVKADLEDINTIDPNDPLYTNNTPTFALPNFKFGSYFYRNNFYVGFVIPNILQNRVVEYNGGPKGEVKFNAANMHYYLHAGYKWRIKDKHDLVFSTLVKEVSGSPLQIDFNINTMFKDRFGIGVSYRSSNEVMANMQIYIVPQLMLSYGYEYGFSALNDFYSGTHEVMMVYRLGATSGAIAFPRIY; translated from the coding sequence ATGAAAAGAATTTTAGCACTTTTAACAGTATTGATAGCCGTTGGAGTTCAAGGGCAAAATCAATTTCACATTGGGCAGTATGCCATCCATCAACCGTTCATTAACCCAGCTTCAATTGGGACATTTGAGAACATCAATATGGCACTTATCTATAAGAATCAGTGGGTAGGATTTGATGGTGCACCTCACTTAGGAGGAGTTAACTACAACATGCCATTAGGTAAAAAGCAAAAACACTTTATTGGTGTAAATGCCATCATGGATAGAGTTGGAATTAATACTTCAACTGATATTTCTGCTTCATATGCCTATAAAATTAAAACCGGACAAAACAGTCGTTTAATTTTTGGTGTTTCAAGTTCTTTAAACCTGGTAAAAGCAGATTTGGAAGACATCAATACAATTGATCCAAACGATCCTTTATACACGAATAATACTCCAACTTTTGCCTTACCCAACTTTAAGTTTGGTTCCTATTTTTACCGCAACAATTTTTATGTTGGATTTGTAATTCCTAACATCCTTCAAAATAGAGTTGTTGAATACAATGGCGGACCGAAAGGAGAAGTGAAATTCAATGCGGCAAATATGCATTACTATTTACATGCCGGTTACAAATGGAGAATCAAAGACAAGCATGATTTGGTATTTTCTACTTTGGTAAAAGAAGTATCCGGTTCTCCACTTCAAATTGACTTTAACATCAACACCATGTTCAAAGACAGATTTGGAATTGGAGTATCTTATCGTTCTAGTAATGAAGTAATGGCGAACATGCAGATTTATATTGTTCCTCAGCTGATGCTTTCTTATGGATATGAATATGGTTTTTCTGCACTTAATGATTTCTATAGCGGAACTCATGAAGTGATGATGGTTTACCGTTTAGGAGCTACTTCTGGAGCTATTGCTTTCCCAAGAATTTATTAA
- the dinB gene encoding DNA polymerase IV produces the protein MKTIVHMDLDTFFVSCERLIDSKLIGKPVIIGGTSDRGVVASCSYEARRFGIHSAMPMRMAKQLCPEAIILRGNSGVYSKFSDTVTEIIKESVPIYEKTSVDEFYADLTGMDRFYGCYKFSSELRQKIIKETGLPISFGLSANKTVSKIATGEAKPNNEINVAIGTEKPFLAPLSVKKIPMIGDKTYRTLCNLGVKKIYTLQEMPMEVMERVFGKNGVVMWKKANGIDNSPVVQYQERKSISTERTFDKDTIDVIKLKGIITAIAENLVYQLRRGNKLTACITVKIRYSDFQTYTLQKRIPYNASDHTIIPIVLDLFKQLYNRRMLVRLIGVRFSHLVEGGHQINLFDDTEVINLYQAMDHIRERYGDRAIMRASGMGAKSISRWNPFNGEPPPLLANRRQ, from the coding sequence ATGAAGACAATAGTTCATATGGATTTGGACACTTTTTTTGTGTCTTGCGAGCGGCTGATTGACAGCAAACTTATTGGCAAACCTGTCATTATTGGAGGGACATCAGACCGTGGAGTAGTTGCCTCCTGTTCATATGAAGCAAGAAGATTTGGAATACATTCTGCCATGCCTATGCGAATGGCCAAACAACTGTGTCCTGAAGCGATTATTTTAAGAGGAAATTCAGGTGTATACAGCAAATTTTCGGATACCGTAACTGAAATCATCAAAGAATCTGTTCCGATTTACGAAAAAACTTCGGTAGATGAATTCTATGCTGACCTCACAGGTATGGATCGTTTTTATGGATGTTATAAGTTCTCTTCTGAATTGCGTCAAAAGATTATCAAAGAAACCGGATTACCCATATCCTTTGGTTTATCCGCCAATAAAACGGTATCCAAAATTGCCACCGGAGAAGCAAAACCCAACAATGAAATTAATGTTGCTATTGGAACCGAAAAACCATTCTTAGCTCCTTTATCAGTAAAAAAAATCCCCATGATTGGGGATAAAACTTACCGTACACTTTGTAATCTGGGGGTCAAAAAAATTTATACACTTCAAGAAATGCCAATGGAAGTTATGGAAAGGGTTTTTGGCAAAAATGGAGTGGTAATGTGGAAAAAAGCAAACGGAATTGACAATTCACCTGTTGTACAATATCAGGAACGCAAATCCATTTCAACTGAACGCACCTTTGACAAGGATACCATTGACGTTATTAAACTAAAGGGAATTATTACCGCCATTGCAGAAAATTTGGTTTACCAATTGAGAAGAGGCAATAAATTAACCGCTTGTATTACGGTAAAAATTAGGTATTCAGACTTTCAAACTTACACCCTTCAAAAACGCATTCCTTATAATGCATCTGACCATACCATTATTCCAATTGTGTTGGATTTATTTAAACAACTGTATAACCGAAGAATGTTGGTTCGATTGATAGGTGTTCGTTTCAGTCATCTGGTTGAAGGTGGGCACCAAATCAATTTATTTGATGATACTGAAGTCATTAATCTCTATCAAGCCATGGATCACATCAGAGAAAGATACGGTGACAGAGCTATTATGCGTGCATCAGGAATGGGGGCAAAAAGCATTAGCAGATGGAATCCATTTAACGGTGAACCACCTCCATTGTTAGCAAATAGGAGACAATAA
- a CDS encoding endonuclease domain-containing protein, with product MKKYNHYNIKLKDRAWELRNESISKAEKYIWKSLLSRGRIGAQFKRQRPIDRFIVDFFCQEVKLIVEIDGSSHFSNPSYDRYRQERLENLGYHFLRFTEGEVLNCIDDISIKIEHAIHVLRSTDLPLNPPPKGE from the coding sequence ATGAAAAAATATAACCACTACAATATAAAACTAAAAGATAGGGCTTGGGAGCTGAGAAATGAGTCAATTTCAAAGGCAGAAAAATACATCTGGAAATCATTACTTAGCAGAGGTAGAATTGGCGCTCAATTTAAAAGACAAAGACCTATTGATAGGTTTATTGTAGACTTTTTTTGTCAGGAGGTTAAGTTGATCGTAGAGATAGACGGTAGTTCGCATTTTTCAAACCCATCATATGATAGGTATCGTCAAGAAAGGTTAGAAAACCTAGGTTATCATTTTTTAAGATTTACAGAAGGAGAGGTTCTTAATTGCATAGATGATATAAGTATTAAGATAGAACATGCTATACATGTTTTAAGGTCTACAGACCTCCCCCTTAATCCCCCTCCAAAGGGGGAATAA